From Actinosynnema mirum DSM 43827, a single genomic window includes:
- a CDS encoding FtsX-like permease family protein gives MKRVFADLLLGVRLAAGGGRGAWVRLVLTGMGIGLGVLVLLVGATVPSIMENRGERQAARSSVGAEAGTPPERVLHSEVWSTQYRGSDITAKYLRAGGPQAPVPPGIPEVPADGEMYVSPVLADMLADPDNGMLRELLPQKVVGTIADEGLNAPRDLVYFAGDASVEATEANSIGRFGAERTAQELPPFLLVLVLTGCVVLLFPVLVFVGVSTRLAGAQRDRRLAALRLVGAGAGRVRLIASGEALVGALVGLVVGVGLFLVGRRFVEGVELLGVSVFAEELSPSPVPAVLLTALIPVLAVVTSLLAMRRTVVEPLGVVRQTKPVRRRLWWRIVPVLLGIGVLISQAGGFAGERIMGGYREELLVGGIALLLLGIPSLLPWALERSVQHAHRGAPSWQLAMRRLQLDSGTAARVVGGVAVVLAGAIALQTVLTSVQSKIPDGGGPVLNTELMQVSLRGDEEGQAEEQARAVELLKGVEGVQEVFTPVFVDLKVKGAPPQDGPHQVGIAPCALLLASGAPECVDGQAYEFQRDSDVSYWKVEPGTELGVLGPWTPETAGMPSAGGEYVDEREPLSTWRAPEVKRLVVPEGSGLHSTYLTPGAARDLAVPPGVRGSISVALERDADAANHVRVALAPMAWRVYTYYFGDADLSLEAKQYQQIKGALFAGALIVLMLAAASLLVVALEQIKERRRPLAVLAASGVPRGALARSLLWQNAVPLVLAVLVAIATGAGLGALLLGVIDRPVELDWSGIAQFSGAALVLGLLVTALTLPSLRKATGALGLRTE, from the coding sequence GCAGCGTCGGGGCCGAGGCGGGCACCCCGCCCGAGCGGGTCCTGCACTCCGAGGTCTGGAGCACCCAGTACCGCGGTTCGGACATCACCGCCAAGTACCTGCGCGCGGGCGGCCCGCAGGCCCCGGTGCCGCCGGGCATCCCGGAGGTCCCGGCCGACGGCGAGATGTACGTGTCGCCGGTGCTGGCAGACATGCTCGCCGACCCGGACAACGGGATGTTGCGCGAGCTGCTCCCGCAGAAGGTCGTCGGCACCATCGCCGACGAGGGCCTGAACGCGCCCCGCGACCTCGTGTACTTCGCGGGTGACGCCTCGGTCGAGGCGACCGAGGCCAACTCCATCGGCCGGTTCGGCGCGGAGCGGACGGCGCAGGAGCTGCCGCCGTTCCTGCTCGTGCTCGTGCTGACCGGGTGCGTGGTGCTGCTGTTCCCCGTCCTGGTGTTCGTCGGCGTGAGCACCCGGCTCGCCGGCGCCCAGCGCGACCGCAGGCTCGCCGCGCTGCGGCTGGTCGGGGCGGGCGCGGGGCGGGTCCGGCTGATCGCCTCCGGCGAGGCCCTGGTCGGCGCGCTCGTCGGGCTGGTCGTGGGCGTGGGCCTCTTCCTGGTCGGCAGGCGGTTCGTCGAGGGGGTCGAGCTGCTCGGGGTGAGCGTGTTCGCCGAGGAGCTGAGCCCCTCCCCCGTTCCCGCGGTGCTCCTGACGGCGCTGATCCCCGTGCTGGCCGTGGTCACCTCGCTGCTGGCGATGCGCCGCACCGTGGTGGAGCCGCTCGGCGTGGTCAGGCAGACCAAGCCGGTGCGCCGCAGGCTGTGGTGGCGGATCGTGCCGGTGCTGCTGGGCATCGGGGTGCTGATCTCCCAGGCGGGCGGCTTCGCGGGCGAGCGGATCATGGGCGGCTACCGCGAGGAGCTGCTGGTCGGCGGCATCGCGCTGCTGCTGCTCGGCATCCCCTCGCTGCTGCCCTGGGCGCTGGAGCGCTCCGTGCAGCACGCCCACCGGGGCGCTCCCTCCTGGCAGCTCGCCATGCGCAGGCTCCAGCTCGACAGCGGCACCGCGGCGCGCGTCGTCGGCGGCGTGGCCGTCGTCCTCGCCGGGGCCATCGCCCTGCAGACCGTGCTGACCAGCGTCCAGAGCAAGATCCCGGACGGCGGCGGGCCGGTGCTCAACACCGAGCTCATGCAGGTCTCGCTGAGGGGCGACGAGGAGGGGCAGGCCGAGGAGCAGGCGCGGGCGGTCGAACTGCTGAAGGGCGTCGAGGGGGTCCAGGAGGTCTTCACCCCGGTCTTCGTCGACCTCAAGGTGAAGGGCGCGCCCCCGCAGGACGGGCCCCACCAGGTGGGCATCGCCCCGTGCGCCCTGCTGCTGGCCTCCGGCGCGCCGGAGTGCGTCGACGGCCAGGCGTACGAGTTCCAGCGCGACTCCGACGTGTCGTACTGGAAGGTGGAGCCGGGCACCGAGCTGGGCGTGCTGGGCCCGTGGACGCCGGAGACCGCCGGGATGCCGAGCGCGGGCGGCGAGTACGTCGACGAGCGCGAGCCGCTCAGCACGTGGCGCGCGCCCGAGGTGAAGCGGCTCGTGGTGCCCGAGGGCAGCGGCCTGCACAGCACCTACCTGACGCCCGGCGCGGCCCGCGACCTGGCCGTGCCGCCGGGCGTGCGCGGCTCGATCAGCGTCGCGCTGGAGAGGGACGCCGACGCGGCGAACCACGTGCGCGTCGCGCTGGCCCCGATGGCCTGGCGCGTCTACACGTACTACTTCGGCGACGCGGACCTGTCCTTGGAGGCCAAGCAGTACCAGCAGATCAAGGGCGCGCTGTTCGCGGGCGCGCTGATCGTGCTGATGCTGGCGGCGGCGAGCCTGCTGGTCGTGGCGCTGGAGCAGATCAAGGAGCGCAGGCGGCCACTGGCCGTGCTCGCCGCGAGCGGGGTCCCGCGCGGCGCGCTGGCCCGGTCGCTGCTGTGGCAGAACGCGGTCCCGCTGGTGCTGGCCGTGCTGGTCGCCATCGCCACCGGCGCCGGGCTCGGCGCGCTGCTGCTCGGCGTGATCGATCGGCCGGTCGAGCTGGACTGGTCGGGCATCGCGCAGTTCTCGGGGGCCGCGCTGGTCCTCGGTCTGCTGGTCACGGCGCTGACGCTGCCGTCGCTGCGCAAGGCCACCGGGGCGCTGGGACTGCGCACCGAGTGA
- a CDS encoding FtsX-like permease family protein: MTPRAHWAADLVLGVRLAVGGGRTAWARLALTAVGVGLGAVVLLLGASIGPAREAKSERVGAALPRPAPVAQDAALRARSVVVSWQGRLITGLELAAASQDAPAPPGVGRVPDAGEIVVSPALFDLLGADEGVRARFPERVIGVIADEGLARPGSLSFYAGLAAHHLDGAEAVAGFGVERPPPTWEPFYRLLVLAGLVAVLLPLGTFVLVSTRLGATGRDRRLSSIRLVGASRARVRRIAAGEALVSGLLGLLVGSALFFAARPLVRFAEVEDIGFFPTDVLPAPLPSLVIALGVPLVAVGAAVLGVGAGTTGPLGLGERAEVPPRRVAWRLGLVGAGVLVLVVLSVAVTFTELVDSPPLAGAAGVGVALVLAGTGALLPWLVHRVARRVRPDGVAGMLAVRALRFDRSTPRVLAGVVVVLGGGLTLQVLLGVAADHVAARSSLGAEPGRWVLGLAPGTPVRELAESVSLVGGARRISEVRVAHTDGVLVTSTDCAEIADRLGVSDCAPGRAYLVDGTPPAAGTEVLLRVFGGEPVTWRVPEHRAVEGAGTYRGLVVADEPALLALGPQQLVVRGDPDETFGERLQAVTERVDRASALLTGYEAGRVELFTTLRGAVLGGSVLLTLLAVVGLGVVAVDRVWERRAPVAVLAASGAPRGTLVRAALWQAAIPAALGLAVAVPLGLVTAWLVVPADRFRVDWAALVTAFGAAGAVALAVGACALPALRSAITTEGLRAE; the protein is encoded by the coding sequence ATGACCCCTCGCGCGCACTGGGCGGCAGACCTGGTCCTCGGCGTTCGGCTCGCCGTCGGGGGCGGCCGGACGGCGTGGGCCAGGCTGGCGCTCACCGCCGTCGGGGTGGGCCTCGGCGCGGTCGTGCTGCTGCTCGGCGCGTCCATCGGGCCCGCGCGCGAGGCGAAGTCGGAGCGGGTCGGGGCGGCGCTGCCCCGGCCCGCCCCGGTCGCGCAGGACGCGGCGCTGCGCGCCAGGAGCGTGGTGGTGTCCTGGCAGGGCAGGCTGATCACCGGGCTGGAGCTGGCGGCGGCGTCCCAGGACGCGCCCGCGCCGCCGGGGGTCGGCCGGGTCCCCGACGCGGGCGAGATCGTGGTGTCGCCCGCCCTGTTCGACCTGCTCGGCGCGGACGAGGGCGTGCGGGCGAGGTTCCCGGAGCGGGTCATCGGCGTGATCGCCGACGAGGGGTTGGCCCGCCCCGGTTCCCTCTCCTTCTACGCCGGGCTCGCCGCGCACCACCTCGACGGGGCGGAGGCGGTGGCCGGGTTCGGGGTGGAGCGACCGCCGCCGACGTGGGAGCCGTTCTACCGGCTGCTGGTGCTCGCCGGGCTGGTCGCGGTGCTGCTGCCGCTGGGCACGTTCGTGCTGGTCTCGACCCGGCTGGGGGCGACGGGGCGGGACCGGCGGCTGTCCTCGATCCGGCTGGTCGGCGCGTCCCGCGCGCGGGTGCGGCGGATCGCGGCGGGCGAGGCGCTGGTCAGCGGGCTGCTCGGGCTGCTGGTGGGGTCGGCGCTGTTCTTCGCGGCGCGACCGCTGGTGCGGTTCGCCGAGGTGGAGGACATCGGGTTCTTCCCCACGGACGTGCTGCCCGCGCCGCTGCCGTCGCTGGTGATCGCGCTGGGCGTGCCGCTGGTGGCGGTCGGCGCGGCGGTGCTCGGCGTGGGCGCGGGGACGACCGGTCCGCTGGGCCTGGGCGAGCGAGCCGAGGTGCCGCCGCGCAGGGTGGCGTGGCGGCTCGGGCTGGTCGGCGCGGGCGTGCTGGTGCTGGTGGTGCTGTCGGTCGCGGTGACGTTCACCGAGCTGGTGGACTCGCCGCCGCTGGCGGGCGCGGCCGGGGTCGGCGTGGCGCTGGTGCTGGCGGGGACGGGCGCGCTGCTGCCGTGGCTGGTGCACCGGGTGGCGCGGCGGGTGCGGCCGGACGGGGTGGCCGGGATGCTGGCGGTGCGGGCGCTGCGGTTCGACCGGAGCACGCCGAGGGTGCTGGCCGGGGTCGTGGTGGTGCTGGGCGGCGGGTTGACGCTGCAGGTGCTGCTCGGCGTCGCCGCCGACCACGTCGCGGCCCGGTCCAGCCTGGGCGCGGAGCCGGGCCGGTGGGTGCTGGGCCTCGCGCCGGGCACGCCGGTGCGGGAGCTGGCCGAGTCGGTGTCGCTGGTCGGCGGGGCGCGGCGGATCAGCGAGGTGCGGGTGGCGCACACCGACGGCGTGCTGGTGACCAGCACCGACTGCGCGGAGATCGCGGACCGGTTGGGGGTGTCCGACTGCGCGCCGGGCCGCGCCTACCTGGTCGACGGCACGCCGCCAGCGGCCGGAACCGAGGTGCTGCTGCGGGTGTTCGGCGGCGAGCCGGTCACGTGGCGGGTCCCCGAGCACCGGGCGGTGGAGGGGGCCGGGACGTACCGGGGCCTGGTCGTGGCCGACGAGCCGGCGCTGCTGGCGCTGGGGCCGCAGCAGCTGGTGGTGCGGGGCGACCCGGACGAGACGTTCGGCGAGCGGCTGCAGGCGGTGACCGAGCGGGTCGACCGGGCGTCGGCGCTGCTCACCGGGTACGAGGCGGGGCGGGTGGAGCTGTTCACGACCCTGCGCGGCGCGGTGCTCGGCGGGTCGGTGCTGCTGACCCTGCTGGCCGTGGTCGGGCTGGGGGTGGTCGCGGTGGACCGGGTGTGGGAGCGGCGCGCGCCGGTGGCGGTGCTGGCGGCGAGCGGGGCGCCGAGGGGGACGCTGGTGCGGGCGGCGCTGTGGCAGGCGGCGATCCCGGCGGCGCTGGGCCTGGCCGTGGCCGTGCCGCTGGGCCTGGTGACGGCGTGGCTGGTGGTGCCCGCGGACCGGTTCCGGGTGGACTGGGCGGCGCTGGTGACGGCGTTCGGGGCGGCCGGGGCGGTGGCGCTGGCCGTGGGCGCCTGCGCGCTGCCCGCGCTGCGGTCGGCGATCACGACGGAGGGGCTGCGGGCGGAGTGA
- a CDS encoding FtsX-like permease family protein: MKRVFDDLALGVRLAVGGGRESWARQALTGVGIGLGVVLLFVAAAIPSIMANRDARQDARLAESPAAGTPAERVLHSESWYSAYRDHGPIAGKHLLAGGPQAPVPPGIPVIPADGEMYVSPALAELLADPDNAVLRERFPQRVVGTIADEGLTTPHDLAYFAGDASVVPTAQNAVGRFGVPSEMSLVPPFLLVLGLTGCVVLLFPVLVFIGVSTRLAGAQRDRRLAALRLVGAGAGRVRLIAAGEALVGALVGLALGGGLFLLARRHVEEVELVGMSVFAEDLTPAPALVALLVALVPALAVVTALVAMRRTVVEPLGVVRQTRPARRKLWWRALPVVAGVALLASQAGAFTGRLVSGSSQQTLVAGSTLLLFGVPALLPWALERSVQRAHRGAPSWQLAMRRLQLDSGTAARVVGGVAVVLAGAIALQSVLTNVERAIPDGSGPRVDESLLTVASNGRYSITPAEDAGLRGRAVELLDGVAGVERVFTPEYAYVRSDEVEQQVVISDCAMLLARGVPECVDGAAYSFHLEGQTPYWRVAPGSELTVLPLANAATIRTDGRGRTHDDRTPLGTWRAPEARQVALPPDKSDLYGLHVTPGAARDLPRAAASSGGVIALLDGRVAEAADNARTALAPLAWKLQSHHVGTADLSEEAEQYRQMRGGLFAGSLLTLLLAAGSLLVVALEQIKERRRPLAALFAGGVPRGVLARSLLWQNAVPLVLAVLVAVATGAGLGALLLRTFGRPVELDWVGVAEYSALALVLGLLVTALTLPSLRKATGALGLRTE; this comes from the coding sequence GTGAAGCGGGTGTTCGACGACCTGGCGCTCGGCGTCCGGCTGGCGGTCGGCGGCGGGCGCGAGTCCTGGGCCAGGCAGGCGCTGACCGGCGTCGGCATCGGACTCGGGGTGGTGCTGCTGTTCGTGGCCGCGGCCATCCCGTCGATCATGGCCAACCGGGACGCGCGGCAGGACGCGCGGCTGGCCGAGAGCCCCGCCGCGGGCACGCCCGCCGAGCGGGTCCTGCACTCGGAGAGCTGGTACAGCGCGTACCGCGACCACGGCCCGATCGCGGGCAAGCACCTGCTCGCGGGCGGCCCGCAGGCGCCGGTGCCGCCGGGCATCCCGGTGATCCCGGCCGACGGCGAGATGTACGTGTCGCCCGCGCTGGCCGAGCTGCTCGCCGACCCCGACAACGCGGTGCTGCGCGAGCGGTTCCCGCAGAGGGTCGTCGGGACCATCGCCGACGAGGGCCTGACCACGCCGCACGACCTGGCCTACTTCGCGGGCGACGCCTCGGTCGTGCCCACCGCGCAGAACGCCGTCGGCCGGTTCGGCGTCCCGAGCGAGATGTCCCTGGTGCCGCCGTTCCTGCTGGTGCTCGGGCTGACCGGGTGCGTGGTGCTGCTGTTCCCCGTCCTGGTCTTCATCGGCGTGAGCACCCGCCTCGCAGGCGCCCAGCGCGACCGCAGGCTCGCCGCGCTGCGGCTGGTCGGCGCGGGAGCCGGACGGGTCCGGCTGATCGCCGCGGGCGAGGCGCTGGTCGGCGCGCTCGTCGGGCTGGCGCTCGGCGGCGGGCTGTTCCTGCTGGCCAGGCGGCACGTGGAGGAGGTCGAGCTGGTCGGGATGAGCGTGTTCGCCGAGGACCTGACCCCGGCCCCCGCGCTGGTGGCGCTCCTGGTCGCGCTGGTGCCCGCGCTGGCGGTGGTCACCGCGCTGGTGGCCATGCGCCGCACCGTGGTGGAACCGCTCGGCGTGGTGCGGCAGACCAGGCCCGCGCGCCGGAAGCTGTGGTGGCGGGCCCTGCCGGTCGTGGCGGGCGTCGCCCTGCTCGCGTCGCAGGCGGGCGCGTTCACCGGGCGGCTGGTCAGCGGCAGCTCCCAGCAGACGCTGGTCGCGGGCAGCACGCTGCTGCTGTTCGGCGTCCCCGCGCTGCTGCCCTGGGCGCTGGAGCGCTCCGTGCAGCGGGCGCACCGGGGCGCGCCGTCCTGGCAGCTCGCCATGCGCAGGCTCCAGCTCGACAGCGGCACCGCGGCGCGCGTCGTCGGCGGCGTGGCCGTCGTGCTGGCCGGGGCGATCGCCCTGCAGAGCGTCCTGACCAACGTGGAGAGGGCGATCCCGGACGGCAGCGGGCCGCGGGTCGACGAGTCGCTGCTGACCGTCGCGTCCAACGGCAGGTACTCGATCACCCCCGCCGAGGACGCCGGGCTGCGCGGGCGCGCGGTCGAGCTGCTGGACGGCGTCGCGGGCGTCGAGCGGGTCTTCACCCCCGAGTACGCGTACGTCCGGAGCGACGAGGTCGAGCAGCAGGTGGTGATCAGCGACTGCGCGATGCTGCTGGCGCGGGGCGTGCCGGAGTGCGTCGACGGCGCGGCCTACAGCTTCCACCTGGAGGGCCAGACCCCGTACTGGCGGGTGGCCCCCGGCTCCGAGCTGACCGTGCTCCCCCTGGCGAACGCGGCGACGATCCGGACCGACGGGCGCGGCAGAACGCACGACGACCGGACGCCGCTCGGGACGTGGCGCGCGCCCGAGGCCCGGCAGGTCGCGCTGCCGCCGGACAAGTCCGACCTGTACGGGCTGCACGTGACGCCCGGCGCGGCTCGCGACCTGCCCAGGGCGGCGGCCTCCAGCGGCGGGGTGATCGCGCTGCTGGACGGGCGCGTCGCGGAGGCGGCGGACAACGCGCGCACCGCGCTGGCCCCGCTGGCCTGGAAGCTCCAGTCGCACCACGTGGGCACCGCCGACCTGTCCGAGGAGGCGGAGCAGTACCGGCAGATGCGGGGCGGCCTGTTCGCGGGCTCGCTGCTCACCCTGCTGCTGGCGGCGGGGAGCCTGCTGGTCGTGGCGCTGGAGCAGATCAAGGAGCGCAGGCGGCCGCTGGCCGCGCTCTTCGCGGGCGGGGTCCCGCGCGGCGTGCTGGCCCGGTCGCTGCTGTGGCAGAACGCGGTCCCGCTGGTGCTGGCCGTGCTGGTCGCCGTCGCCACCGGCGCGGGGCTCGGCGCGCTGCTGCTGCGCACGTTCGGCAGGCCGGTCGAGCTGGACTGGGTCGGCGTCGCCGAGTACTCGGCCCTCGCCCTGGTCCTCGGCCTGCTGGTGACGGCGCTGACGCTGCCGTCGCTGCGCAAGGCCACCGGGGCGCTGGGACTGCGCACCGAATGA